A single Arachidicoccus sp. BS20 DNA region contains:
- a CDS encoding aconitate hydratase, producing MPFDIEMIKKVYAQLPDKIAKARAVVNKPLTLAEKTLYAHLHSDQPLAAFKRATDYVNFSPDRVAMQDATAQMALLQFMQAGRPKVAVPSTVHCDHLIVAKDGAAIDLDRAEHESKEVYDFLSSVSNKYGIGFWKPGAGIIHQVVLENYAFPGGMMIGTDSHTVNAGGLGMIAIGVGGADACDVMAGLPWELKFPKLIGVHLTGKLNGWAAPKDIILKVAGILTVKGGTGAIVEYFGEGARNISCTGKGTICNMGAEIGATTSTFGYDESMERYLRATGRAEIADMANELKEHLTGDAEVYANPEQYFDEVIEINLSELEPHLNGPFTPDLATPISKMKEVADKNGWPEKVEVGLIGSCTNSSYEDLSRAVSLAKQVSEKKLKSKAEFLINPGSEQIRFTVNRDGFLEVFDEIGAKILTNACGPCIGMWDRMGAEKKEKNTIVHSFNRNFAKRADGNPNTFAFVASPEIVTALAIAGDLTFNPITDYLTNENGEQVKLDPPSGDELPKNGFAVDDPGYQAPAEDGSKVEVNVAPDSNRLQLLQPFAPWEGTDLKGLRLLIKAKGKCTTDHISMAGPWLKFRGHLDNISNNMLIGAVNYFNDKTDFVKNELTGEYGPVPATQRAYKAAGIGTVVVGDENYGEGSSREHAAMEPRHLGVRAVLVKSFARIHETNLKKQGMLALTFIDKADYDKVQEDDVIDILGLTEFAPDKNLTIVLHHKDGSTEQCEVAHTYNAQQIEWFKHGGALNIIRKSFSS from the coding sequence ATGCCTTTTGATATTGAGATGATTAAAAAAGTGTACGCGCAATTACCGGACAAAATTGCCAAAGCGCGTGCAGTTGTAAACAAACCATTGACGCTTGCCGAAAAAACTTTATACGCACACCTTCACTCCGACCAACCTTTAGCCGCGTTCAAGCGCGCGACTGATTATGTAAATTTTTCGCCCGACCGCGTTGCCATGCAAGATGCTACGGCGCAAATGGCTTTGCTGCAATTTATGCAGGCAGGTCGCCCAAAAGTTGCAGTTCCTTCTACAGTTCATTGCGACCATTTGATTGTGGCAAAAGACGGCGCAGCCATAGATTTAGACCGTGCAGAACACGAAAGTAAAGAAGTATACGATTTTCTTAGTTCGGTATCTAATAAATACGGCATCGGTTTCTGGAAACCCGGCGCGGGCATTATCCACCAGGTGGTTTTGGAAAATTATGCGTTTCCCGGTGGCATGATGATTGGTACGGATTCGCACACCGTAAATGCAGGCGGACTTGGAATGATAGCGATTGGCGTTGGCGGCGCAGATGCTTGCGATGTAATGGCGGGCTTGCCTTGGGAATTGAAATTTCCTAAATTAATCGGCGTGCATTTAACAGGAAAATTAAACGGTTGGGCTGCGCCAAAAGATATTATCTTAAAAGTTGCAGGCATACTTACCGTGAAAGGCGGAACAGGCGCCATTGTTGAATATTTTGGCGAAGGCGCACGCAACATCAGCTGTACGGGCAAAGGCACGATTTGTAACATGGGTGCGGAAATTGGCGCAACCACTTCCACCTTTGGCTACGATGAGTCGATGGAAAGATATTTACGCGCAACCGGTCGTGCAGAAATTGCAGACATGGCAAATGAACTGAAAGAACATTTGACCGGCGATGCCGAAGTGTATGCAAATCCTGAACAATATTTTGACGAAGTCATTGAAATAAATTTGTCTGAATTAGAACCGCATTTGAACGGACCTTTTACGCCGGATTTGGCTACGCCGATTTCCAAGATGAAAGAAGTTGCCGATAAAAACGGTTGGCCCGAAAAAGTAGAAGTTGGTTTGATTGGTTCTTGTACCAACTCTTCTTACGAAGACTTGTCGCGCGCGGTTTCTTTGGCAAAGCAAGTTTCCGAAAAGAAGCTGAAATCCAAAGCAGAATTCTTAATCAATCCGGGTTCGGAACAAATTCGTTTCACCGTAAACCGCGACGGTTTCCTTGAAGTGTTTGATGAAATAGGCGCGAAGATTTTGACCAATGCCTGCGGACCTTGCATCGGAATGTGGGACAGAATGGGTGCTGAAAAGAAAGAGAAAAATACCATCGTTCATTCTTTCAACAGAAACTTTGCAAAGCGCGCAGATGGCAATCCGAATACATTCGCATTTGTGGCTTCGCCCGAAATCGTTACGGCACTTGCTATTGCGGGCGATTTAACTTTCAATCCAATTACAGATTATTTGACAAATGAAAATGGCGAACAAGTAAAACTAGACCCGCCAAGCGGCGATGAATTACCCAAAAATGGTTTCGCTGTTGATGACCCGGGCTATCAGGCGCCGGCAGAAGACGGAAGTAAAGTTGAAGTAAACGTTGCGCCGGACAGCAATCGGTTACAATTGTTGCAACCGTTCGCACCTTGGGAAGGAACAGATTTGAAAGGCTTGCGTTTGCTGATTAAAGCGAAAGGAAAATGTACGACCGACCATATTTCTATGGCGGGACCTTGGTTGAAATTTCGTGGGCATTTGGACAATATTTCCAACAATATGCTCATCGGTGCAGTCAATTATTTTAATGATAAAACCGATTTTGTAAAGAATGAACTGACTGGCGAATACGGACCTGTTCCTGCAACGCAACGCGCCTACAAAGCAGCGGGCATCGGAACGGTTGTTGTAGGCGATGAAAACTATGGCGAAGGTTCGAGCCGCGAACACGCTGCGATGGAGCCGCGTCATTTGGGCGTTCGCGCGGTATTGGTAAAAAGTTTTGCGCGCATTCACGAAACAAATCTGAAGAAACAAGGAATGCTCGCTTTGACGTTCATCGACAAGGCAGATTACGATAAAGTTCAGGAAGATGATGTGATTGATATTCTTGGTTTGACAGAGTTTGCGCCGGATAAAAACCTGACTATTGTGCTGCATCATAAAGATGGTAGCACAGAACAATGCGAGGTTGCGCACACTTACAATGCACAACAAATTGAATGGTTCAAACACGGCGGTGCGCTGAATATCATTCGCAAAAGTTTTTCAAGCTAA
- a CDS encoding PspC domain-containing protein, with protein MEKLKSFIEWRVFGVCNAIGERLGIASSRIRLWFIYISFLTVGSPLIIYMILAFWMNIKKYVFFAKRNPLNY; from the coding sequence ATGGAAAAGTTGAAAAGTTTTATCGAATGGCGGGTATTTGGCGTGTGCAACGCAATAGGAGAGCGGCTGGGTATTGCAAGCTCGCGCATCCGTTTGTGGTTTATTTATATTTCGTTTCTCACGGTAGGTTCTCCGTTGATTATTTATATGATTCTGGCATTTTGGATGAACATTAAGAAATATGTGTTTTTTGCAAAAAGAAACCCGCTGAATTATTGA